A stretch of the Ischnura elegans chromosome 5, ioIscEleg1.1, whole genome shotgun sequence genome encodes the following:
- the LOC124158744 gene encoding kinesin heavy chain isoform X1, with the protein MSGEREVPAEDSIRVVCRFRPLNDSEEKAGSKFVVKFPSGSDDNCISIGGKVYLFDKVFKPNATQEKVYNEAAKSIVSDVLCGYNGTIFAYGQTSSGKTHTMEGVIGDPAKQGIIPRIVNDIFNHIYAMEENLEFHIKVSYFEIYMDKIRDLLDISKVNLSVHEDKNRVPFVKGATERFVSSPEDVFEVIEEGKANRHIAVTNMNEHSSRSHSVFLINVKQENLENEKKLSGKLYLVDLAGSEKVSKTGAEGTVLDEAKNINKSLSALGNVISALADGNKTHIPYRDSKLTRILQESLGGNARTTIIICCSPASFNEAESKSTLEFGKRAKTIKNVVTVNEELTAEEWKRRYEKEKEKVARLKGKLEKMESELSRWRVGETVKLEEQVNLREALDAATPVAPPVEIEKGGGPCSPEHLLPEYTNGKIEVVVGPVPATPGGGAMLGSLSNEERQKLEEERERLYHLLDEKDEEINQHSQYVEKLKEQMLEQEELIASTRRDYELVQQEMNRIQQENESAKEEVKEVLQALEELAVNYDQKSQEVENKNKEYESLTEDLMTKQSQLNSTSSELQQLKDMSTHQKRRITEMLTNLLKDLGEIGLAIGGDGTDMKVRHFEEELKLTADTNGKIEEEFTVARLYISKMKSEVKNLAQRCQNLETFQNDCNKKVTGRVSEYEKDLGECRLLISQHEARMRSLQESMREAENKKRHLEEDVDALREECAKLRAAEQVHAVTSKEKAEEKEQANKMRVALEQQMDNLRDVHQKQVAALRDEIMEKQTLISELRDLNQKYTLAHQQMQQDYEKLKQEENDKSMKLQELILTNERREQARKDLKGLEDTVAKELQTLHNLRKLFVQDLQARIKKSVSAEDNEDDGGSLAQKQKISFLENNLDQLTKVHKQLVRDNADLRCELPKLEKRLRATMERVKALETALKEAKEGAMRDRKRYQYEVDRIKEAVRQKNLARRGPSAQIAKPIRAGQQHHMGGQGGMPRMAAPSPVLSGGALQRILTDVDVGKRKTIIGGGNAPSNKEGSES; encoded by the exons ATGTCTGGCGAGAGGGAAGTTCCTGCAGAAGACAGTATTAGAGTGGTGTGTCGTTTTAGGCCGCTGAATGATTCCGAAGAAAAAGCAGGATCTAAGTTTGTGGTTAAGTTTCCATCTGGCTCAGATGACAACTGCATTTCAATCGGG ggCAAAGTTTATCTATTCGATAAAGTTTTTAAACCAAATGCAACGCAGGAGAAAGTCTACAATGAAGCTGCCAAATCCATCGTGTCAG ATGTCCTTTGCGGTTACAATGGCACCATATTTGCCTATGGACAGACATCTTCAGGAAAAACACATACGATGGAAGGTGTTATTGGAGATCCTGCGAAGCAGGGTATCATTCCTCGTATTGTCAACGATATATTCAACCATATTTATGCAATGGAAGAAAATCTCGAATTTCACATCAAAGTATCATACTTTGAAATTTACATGGACAAGATTAGAGATCTCTTAGATA TATCCAAAGTCAACCTTAGTGTGCATGAAGACAAAAATAGAGTTCCATTTGTCAAAGGTGCAACGGAAAGGTTTGTCTCAAGCCCGGAAGATGTTTTTGAAGTTATTGAGGAAGGAAAGGCAAATCGTCACATTGCTGTCACCA atatGAATGAACACAGCTCTAGGAGTCACAGTGTTTTTCTGATCAACGTTAAACAAGAAAActtagaaaatgagaaaaagctATCTGGAAAGTTATACCTTGTGGACTTGGCTGGTAGTGAAAAG GTCAGCAAGACTGGTGCAGAAGGAACAGTACTAGATGAAGCTAAAAATATCAACAAATCACTTTCAGCACTTGGAAATGTAATTTCAGCATTGGCTGATGGAAAT AAAACCCACATTCCATACCGTGACTCGAAATTGACTCGAATTCTTCAAGAATCCCTTGGAGGAAATGCTCGAACTACGATTATTATTTGCTGTTCTCCAGCTTCTTTTAATGAGGCTGAGTCCAAGTCTACTTTGGAATTCGGAAAGAg AGCGAAGACTATTAAGAATGTTGTTACTGTCAATGAGGAATTGACTGCTGAAGAATGGAAGCGCCGCTATGAAAAGGAGAAGGAGAAAGTGGCTCGCCTCAAGGGCAAGCTGGAGAAAATGGAGTCTGAACTTAGCAG GTGGAGAGTTGGAGAAACAGTTAAATTGGAGGAGCAGGTGAACTTAAGGGAGGCCCTTGATGCAGCAACCCCTGTGGCTCCTCCTGTTGAAATAGAAAAAG GTGGTGGACCGTGTTCACCCGAGCACCTGCTGCCTGAATACACCAATGGGAAAATAG AAGTGGTGGTGGGTCCAGTGCCAGCCACTCCTGGAGGTGGTGCTATGCTTGGCTCCCTCTCCAACGAAGAGAGGCAGAAACtggaagaggagagggagagGCTGTACCACCTGCTGGATGAGAAGGACGAGGAGATCAACCAGCACAGCCAGTATGTTGAGAAACTCAAGGAGCAGATGCTGGAGCAGGAGGAG CTAATTGCTTCCACTCGCCGGGACTATGAGCTTGTGCAGCAAGAGATGAACCGTATTCAGCAGGAGAATGAGAGTGCTAAGGAAGAGGTGAAGGAGGTGCTGCAGGCCCTTGAAGAGCTGGCTGTCAATTATGACCAAAAGTCACAGGAGgtggagaataaaaataaagaatatgagTCACTCACTGAAGACCTTATGACCAAACAG TCTCAATTGAACAGCACATCATCGGAACTGCAACAGCTGAAGGATATGTCCACACATCAAAAGAGAAGGATAACTGAAATGCTAACTAATCTCCTGAAAGATCTTGGTGAAATAGGTCTAGCAATCGGAGGTgatggaactgacatgaaagtGAGACATTTTGAGGAAGAACTCAAG CTCACGGCTGATACGAATGGAAAGATAGAGGAAGAGTTCACCGTTGCTCGATTGTACATTTCCAAGATGAAGTCAGAAGTGAAGAATTTAGCTCAGCGGTGCCAAAACTTGGAGACCTTCCAGAATGACTGTAACAAGAAGGTAACCGGAAGG GTGAGTGAGTATGAGAAGGACCTTGGAGAGTGCCGTTTGCTCATCTCGCAGCATGAAGCTCGCATGCGATCACTGCAAGAGTCTATGCGTGAGGCTGAGAACAAGAAGAGGCACCTGGAGGAGGATGTGGATGCTCTGAGGGAGGAGTGTGCCAAACTTCGTGCTGCAG AGCAAGTACATGCTGTGACCAGCAAGGAAAAAGCTGAGGAGAAAGAGCAGGCGAATAAGATGCGTGTGGCTTTGGAGCAGCAAATGGACAACCTAAGAGATGTCCACCAGAAGCAAGTGGCAGCATTGAGGGACGAGATAATGGAGAAGCAGACTCTCATCAGTGAACTTAGGGA tttgaacCAGAAGTATACTCTAGCTCATCAACAGATGCAGCAAGATTATGAGAAACTCAAGCAGGAAGAGAATGACAAGAGTATGAAGTTGCAGGAACTAAT TCTTACAAATGAAAGACGGGAGCAGGCACGTAAGGACCTCAAAGGACTCGAGGACACTGTGGCCAAGGAACTGCAAACCTTGCATAATCTGAGGAAACTCTTTGTTCAGGACCTTCAGGCTAGGATCAAGAAG TCTGTCAGTGCTGAAGATAACGAGGATGATGGAGGGTCTCTTGCTCAGAAGCAGAAGATAAGCTTCTTGGAAAATAACTTAGATCAGTTGACCAAGGTCCATAAGCAGTTGGTACGTGATAATGCAGACCTCAGGTGTGAGCTCCCCAAACTGGAGAAAAGGCTACGGGCCACCATGGAAAGAGTTAAG GCTCTTGAAACAGCTTTGAAGGAAGCGAAGGAAGGTGCCATGAGGGACAGGAAGAGGTACCAGTATGAGGTGGACCGCATCAAGGAGGCAGTCAGGCAGAAGAATTTGGCACGCAGGGGCCCTAGCGCACAAATTG CCAAGCCCATCCGAGCTGGGCAGCAACACCACATGGGAGGCCAGGGAGGTATGCCGAGGATGGCTGCACCAAGCCCTGTGCTCTCCGGCGGTGCTCTCCAGCGCATATTAACGGATGTTGATGTGGGGAAAAGGAAGACAATTATTGGAGGAGGCAATGCACCCTCCAACAAAG AGGGTAGTGAAAGCTGA
- the LOC124158744 gene encoding kinesin heavy chain isoform X2, whose amino-acid sequence MSGEREVPAEDSIRVVCRFRPLNDSEEKAGSKFVVKFPSGSDDNCISIGGKVYLFDKVFKPNATQEKVYNEAAKSIVSDVLCGYNGTIFAYGQTSSGKTHTMEGVIGDPAKQGIIPRIVNDIFNHIYAMEENLEFHIKVSYFEIYMDKIRDLLDISKVNLSVHEDKNRVPFVKGATERFVSSPEDVFEVIEEGKANRHIAVTNMNEHSSRSHSVFLINVKQENLENEKKLSGKLYLVDLAGSEKVSKTGAEGTVLDEAKNINKSLSALGNVISALADGNKTHIPYRDSKLTRILQESLGGNARTTIIICCSPASFNEAESKSTLEFGKRAKTIKNVVTVNEELTAEEWKRRYEKEKEKVARLKGKLEKMESELSRWRVGETVKLEEQVNLREALDAATPVAPPVEIEKGGGPCSPEHLLPEYTNGKIEVVVGPVPATPGGGAMLGSLSNEERQKLEEERERLYHLLDEKDEEINQHSQYVEKLKEQMLEQEELIASTRRDYELVQQEMNRIQQENESAKEEVKEVLQALEELAVNYDQKSQEVENKNKEYESLTEDLMTKQSQLNSTSSELQQLKDMSTHQKRRITEMLTNLLKDLGEIGLAIGGDGTDMKVRHFEEELKLTADTNGKIEEEFTVARLYISKMKSEVKNLAQRCQNLETFQNDCNKKVSEYEKDLGECRLLISQHEARMRSLQESMREAENKKRHLEEDVDALREECAKLRAAEQVHAVTSKEKAEEKEQANKMRVALEQQMDNLRDVHQKQVAALRDEIMEKQTLISELRDLNQKYTLAHQQMQQDYEKLKQEENDKSMKLQELILTNERREQARKDLKGLEDTVAKELQTLHNLRKLFVQDLQARIKKSVSAEDNEDDGGSLAQKQKISFLENNLDQLTKVHKQLVRDNADLRCELPKLEKRLRATMERVKALETALKEAKEGAMRDRKRYQYEVDRIKEAVRQKNLARRGPSAQIAKPIRAGQQHHMGGQGGMPRMAAPSPVLSGGALQRILTDVDVGKRKTIIGGGNAPSNKEGSES is encoded by the exons ATGTCTGGCGAGAGGGAAGTTCCTGCAGAAGACAGTATTAGAGTGGTGTGTCGTTTTAGGCCGCTGAATGATTCCGAAGAAAAAGCAGGATCTAAGTTTGTGGTTAAGTTTCCATCTGGCTCAGATGACAACTGCATTTCAATCGGG ggCAAAGTTTATCTATTCGATAAAGTTTTTAAACCAAATGCAACGCAGGAGAAAGTCTACAATGAAGCTGCCAAATCCATCGTGTCAG ATGTCCTTTGCGGTTACAATGGCACCATATTTGCCTATGGACAGACATCTTCAGGAAAAACACATACGATGGAAGGTGTTATTGGAGATCCTGCGAAGCAGGGTATCATTCCTCGTATTGTCAACGATATATTCAACCATATTTATGCAATGGAAGAAAATCTCGAATTTCACATCAAAGTATCATACTTTGAAATTTACATGGACAAGATTAGAGATCTCTTAGATA TATCCAAAGTCAACCTTAGTGTGCATGAAGACAAAAATAGAGTTCCATTTGTCAAAGGTGCAACGGAAAGGTTTGTCTCAAGCCCGGAAGATGTTTTTGAAGTTATTGAGGAAGGAAAGGCAAATCGTCACATTGCTGTCACCA atatGAATGAACACAGCTCTAGGAGTCACAGTGTTTTTCTGATCAACGTTAAACAAGAAAActtagaaaatgagaaaaagctATCTGGAAAGTTATACCTTGTGGACTTGGCTGGTAGTGAAAAG GTCAGCAAGACTGGTGCAGAAGGAACAGTACTAGATGAAGCTAAAAATATCAACAAATCACTTTCAGCACTTGGAAATGTAATTTCAGCATTGGCTGATGGAAAT AAAACCCACATTCCATACCGTGACTCGAAATTGACTCGAATTCTTCAAGAATCCCTTGGAGGAAATGCTCGAACTACGATTATTATTTGCTGTTCTCCAGCTTCTTTTAATGAGGCTGAGTCCAAGTCTACTTTGGAATTCGGAAAGAg AGCGAAGACTATTAAGAATGTTGTTACTGTCAATGAGGAATTGACTGCTGAAGAATGGAAGCGCCGCTATGAAAAGGAGAAGGAGAAAGTGGCTCGCCTCAAGGGCAAGCTGGAGAAAATGGAGTCTGAACTTAGCAG GTGGAGAGTTGGAGAAACAGTTAAATTGGAGGAGCAGGTGAACTTAAGGGAGGCCCTTGATGCAGCAACCCCTGTGGCTCCTCCTGTTGAAATAGAAAAAG GTGGTGGACCGTGTTCACCCGAGCACCTGCTGCCTGAATACACCAATGGGAAAATAG AAGTGGTGGTGGGTCCAGTGCCAGCCACTCCTGGAGGTGGTGCTATGCTTGGCTCCCTCTCCAACGAAGAGAGGCAGAAACtggaagaggagagggagagGCTGTACCACCTGCTGGATGAGAAGGACGAGGAGATCAACCAGCACAGCCAGTATGTTGAGAAACTCAAGGAGCAGATGCTGGAGCAGGAGGAG CTAATTGCTTCCACTCGCCGGGACTATGAGCTTGTGCAGCAAGAGATGAACCGTATTCAGCAGGAGAATGAGAGTGCTAAGGAAGAGGTGAAGGAGGTGCTGCAGGCCCTTGAAGAGCTGGCTGTCAATTATGACCAAAAGTCACAGGAGgtggagaataaaaataaagaatatgagTCACTCACTGAAGACCTTATGACCAAACAG TCTCAATTGAACAGCACATCATCGGAACTGCAACAGCTGAAGGATATGTCCACACATCAAAAGAGAAGGATAACTGAAATGCTAACTAATCTCCTGAAAGATCTTGGTGAAATAGGTCTAGCAATCGGAGGTgatggaactgacatgaaagtGAGACATTTTGAGGAAGAACTCAAG CTCACGGCTGATACGAATGGAAAGATAGAGGAAGAGTTCACCGTTGCTCGATTGTACATTTCCAAGATGAAGTCAGAAGTGAAGAATTTAGCTCAGCGGTGCCAAAACTTGGAGACCTTCCAGAATGACTGTAACAAGAAG GTGAGTGAGTATGAGAAGGACCTTGGAGAGTGCCGTTTGCTCATCTCGCAGCATGAAGCTCGCATGCGATCACTGCAAGAGTCTATGCGTGAGGCTGAGAACAAGAAGAGGCACCTGGAGGAGGATGTGGATGCTCTGAGGGAGGAGTGTGCCAAACTTCGTGCTGCAG AGCAAGTACATGCTGTGACCAGCAAGGAAAAAGCTGAGGAGAAAGAGCAGGCGAATAAGATGCGTGTGGCTTTGGAGCAGCAAATGGACAACCTAAGAGATGTCCACCAGAAGCAAGTGGCAGCATTGAGGGACGAGATAATGGAGAAGCAGACTCTCATCAGTGAACTTAGGGA tttgaacCAGAAGTATACTCTAGCTCATCAACAGATGCAGCAAGATTATGAGAAACTCAAGCAGGAAGAGAATGACAAGAGTATGAAGTTGCAGGAACTAAT TCTTACAAATGAAAGACGGGAGCAGGCACGTAAGGACCTCAAAGGACTCGAGGACACTGTGGCCAAGGAACTGCAAACCTTGCATAATCTGAGGAAACTCTTTGTTCAGGACCTTCAGGCTAGGATCAAGAAG TCTGTCAGTGCTGAAGATAACGAGGATGATGGAGGGTCTCTTGCTCAGAAGCAGAAGATAAGCTTCTTGGAAAATAACTTAGATCAGTTGACCAAGGTCCATAAGCAGTTGGTACGTGATAATGCAGACCTCAGGTGTGAGCTCCCCAAACTGGAGAAAAGGCTACGGGCCACCATGGAAAGAGTTAAG GCTCTTGAAACAGCTTTGAAGGAAGCGAAGGAAGGTGCCATGAGGGACAGGAAGAGGTACCAGTATGAGGTGGACCGCATCAAGGAGGCAGTCAGGCAGAAGAATTTGGCACGCAGGGGCCCTAGCGCACAAATTG CCAAGCCCATCCGAGCTGGGCAGCAACACCACATGGGAGGCCAGGGAGGTATGCCGAGGATGGCTGCACCAAGCCCTGTGCTCTCCGGCGGTGCTCTCCAGCGCATATTAACGGATGTTGATGTGGGGAAAAGGAAGACAATTATTGGAGGAGGCAATGCACCCTCCAACAAAG AGGGTAGTGAAAGCTGA
- the LOC124158744 gene encoding kinesin heavy chain isoform X3, translating into MSGEREVPAEDSIRVVCRFRPLNDSEEKAGSKFVVKFPSGSDDNCISIGGKVYLFDKVFKPNATQEKVYNEAAKSIVSDVLCGYNGTIFAYGQTSSGKTHTMEGVIGDPAKQGIIPRIVNDIFNHIYAMEENLEFHIKVSYFEIYMDKIRDLLDISKVNLSVHEDKNRVPFVKGATERFVSSPEDVFEVIEEGKANRHIAVTNMNEHSSRSHSVFLINVKQENLENEKKLSGKLYLVDLAGSEKVSKTGAEGTVLDEAKNINKSLSALGNVISALADGNKTHIPYRDSKLTRILQESLGGNARTTIIICCSPASFNEAESKSTLEFGKRAKTIKNVVTVNEELTAEEWKRRYEKEKEKVARLKGKLEKMESELSRWRVGETVKLEEQVNLREALDAATPVAPPVEIEKEVVVGPVPATPGGGAMLGSLSNEERQKLEEERERLYHLLDEKDEEINQHSQYVEKLKEQMLEQEELIASTRRDYELVQQEMNRIQQENESAKEEVKEVLQALEELAVNYDQKSQEVENKNKEYESLTEDLMTKQSQLNSTSSELQQLKDMSTHQKRRITEMLTNLLKDLGEIGLAIGGDGTDMKVRHFEEELKLTADTNGKIEEEFTVARLYISKMKSEVKNLAQRCQNLETFQNDCNKKVTGRVSEYEKDLGECRLLISQHEARMRSLQESMREAENKKRHLEEDVDALREECAKLRAAEQVHAVTSKEKAEEKEQANKMRVALEQQMDNLRDVHQKQVAALRDEIMEKQTLISELRDLNQKYTLAHQQMQQDYEKLKQEENDKSMKLQELILTNERREQARKDLKGLEDTVAKELQTLHNLRKLFVQDLQARIKKSVSAEDNEDDGGSLAQKQKISFLENNLDQLTKVHKQLVRDNADLRCELPKLEKRLRATMERVKALETALKEAKEGAMRDRKRYQYEVDRIKEAVRQKNLARRGPSAQIAKPIRAGQQHHMGGQGGMPRMAAPSPVLSGGALQRILTDVDVGKRKTIIGGGNAPSNKEGSES; encoded by the exons ATGTCTGGCGAGAGGGAAGTTCCTGCAGAAGACAGTATTAGAGTGGTGTGTCGTTTTAGGCCGCTGAATGATTCCGAAGAAAAAGCAGGATCTAAGTTTGTGGTTAAGTTTCCATCTGGCTCAGATGACAACTGCATTTCAATCGGG ggCAAAGTTTATCTATTCGATAAAGTTTTTAAACCAAATGCAACGCAGGAGAAAGTCTACAATGAAGCTGCCAAATCCATCGTGTCAG ATGTCCTTTGCGGTTACAATGGCACCATATTTGCCTATGGACAGACATCTTCAGGAAAAACACATACGATGGAAGGTGTTATTGGAGATCCTGCGAAGCAGGGTATCATTCCTCGTATTGTCAACGATATATTCAACCATATTTATGCAATGGAAGAAAATCTCGAATTTCACATCAAAGTATCATACTTTGAAATTTACATGGACAAGATTAGAGATCTCTTAGATA TATCCAAAGTCAACCTTAGTGTGCATGAAGACAAAAATAGAGTTCCATTTGTCAAAGGTGCAACGGAAAGGTTTGTCTCAAGCCCGGAAGATGTTTTTGAAGTTATTGAGGAAGGAAAGGCAAATCGTCACATTGCTGTCACCA atatGAATGAACACAGCTCTAGGAGTCACAGTGTTTTTCTGATCAACGTTAAACAAGAAAActtagaaaatgagaaaaagctATCTGGAAAGTTATACCTTGTGGACTTGGCTGGTAGTGAAAAG GTCAGCAAGACTGGTGCAGAAGGAACAGTACTAGATGAAGCTAAAAATATCAACAAATCACTTTCAGCACTTGGAAATGTAATTTCAGCATTGGCTGATGGAAAT AAAACCCACATTCCATACCGTGACTCGAAATTGACTCGAATTCTTCAAGAATCCCTTGGAGGAAATGCTCGAACTACGATTATTATTTGCTGTTCTCCAGCTTCTTTTAATGAGGCTGAGTCCAAGTCTACTTTGGAATTCGGAAAGAg AGCGAAGACTATTAAGAATGTTGTTACTGTCAATGAGGAATTGACTGCTGAAGAATGGAAGCGCCGCTATGAAAAGGAGAAGGAGAAAGTGGCTCGCCTCAAGGGCAAGCTGGAGAAAATGGAGTCTGAACTTAGCAG GTGGAGAGTTGGAGAAACAGTTAAATTGGAGGAGCAGGTGAACTTAAGGGAGGCCCTTGATGCAGCAACCCCTGTGGCTCCTCCTGTTGAAATAGAAAAAG AAGTGGTGGTGGGTCCAGTGCCAGCCACTCCTGGAGGTGGTGCTATGCTTGGCTCCCTCTCCAACGAAGAGAGGCAGAAACtggaagaggagagggagagGCTGTACCACCTGCTGGATGAGAAGGACGAGGAGATCAACCAGCACAGCCAGTATGTTGAGAAACTCAAGGAGCAGATGCTGGAGCAGGAGGAG CTAATTGCTTCCACTCGCCGGGACTATGAGCTTGTGCAGCAAGAGATGAACCGTATTCAGCAGGAGAATGAGAGTGCTAAGGAAGAGGTGAAGGAGGTGCTGCAGGCCCTTGAAGAGCTGGCTGTCAATTATGACCAAAAGTCACAGGAGgtggagaataaaaataaagaatatgagTCACTCACTGAAGACCTTATGACCAAACAG TCTCAATTGAACAGCACATCATCGGAACTGCAACAGCTGAAGGATATGTCCACACATCAAAAGAGAAGGATAACTGAAATGCTAACTAATCTCCTGAAAGATCTTGGTGAAATAGGTCTAGCAATCGGAGGTgatggaactgacatgaaagtGAGACATTTTGAGGAAGAACTCAAG CTCACGGCTGATACGAATGGAAAGATAGAGGAAGAGTTCACCGTTGCTCGATTGTACATTTCCAAGATGAAGTCAGAAGTGAAGAATTTAGCTCAGCGGTGCCAAAACTTGGAGACCTTCCAGAATGACTGTAACAAGAAGGTAACCGGAAGG GTGAGTGAGTATGAGAAGGACCTTGGAGAGTGCCGTTTGCTCATCTCGCAGCATGAAGCTCGCATGCGATCACTGCAAGAGTCTATGCGTGAGGCTGAGAACAAGAAGAGGCACCTGGAGGAGGATGTGGATGCTCTGAGGGAGGAGTGTGCCAAACTTCGTGCTGCAG AGCAAGTACATGCTGTGACCAGCAAGGAAAAAGCTGAGGAGAAAGAGCAGGCGAATAAGATGCGTGTGGCTTTGGAGCAGCAAATGGACAACCTAAGAGATGTCCACCAGAAGCAAGTGGCAGCATTGAGGGACGAGATAATGGAGAAGCAGACTCTCATCAGTGAACTTAGGGA tttgaacCAGAAGTATACTCTAGCTCATCAACAGATGCAGCAAGATTATGAGAAACTCAAGCAGGAAGAGAATGACAAGAGTATGAAGTTGCAGGAACTAAT TCTTACAAATGAAAGACGGGAGCAGGCACGTAAGGACCTCAAAGGACTCGAGGACACTGTGGCCAAGGAACTGCAAACCTTGCATAATCTGAGGAAACTCTTTGTTCAGGACCTTCAGGCTAGGATCAAGAAG TCTGTCAGTGCTGAAGATAACGAGGATGATGGAGGGTCTCTTGCTCAGAAGCAGAAGATAAGCTTCTTGGAAAATAACTTAGATCAGTTGACCAAGGTCCATAAGCAGTTGGTACGTGATAATGCAGACCTCAGGTGTGAGCTCCCCAAACTGGAGAAAAGGCTACGGGCCACCATGGAAAGAGTTAAG GCTCTTGAAACAGCTTTGAAGGAAGCGAAGGAAGGTGCCATGAGGGACAGGAAGAGGTACCAGTATGAGGTGGACCGCATCAAGGAGGCAGTCAGGCAGAAGAATTTGGCACGCAGGGGCCCTAGCGCACAAATTG CCAAGCCCATCCGAGCTGGGCAGCAACACCACATGGGAGGCCAGGGAGGTATGCCGAGGATGGCTGCACCAAGCCCTGTGCTCTCCGGCGGTGCTCTCCAGCGCATATTAACGGATGTTGATGTGGGGAAAAGGAAGACAATTATTGGAGGAGGCAATGCACCCTCCAACAAAG AGGGTAGTGAAAGCTGA